From a region of the Corythoichthys intestinalis isolate RoL2023-P3 chromosome 7, ASM3026506v1, whole genome shotgun sequence genome:
- the slc10a4 gene encoding sodium/bile acid cotransporter 4 — protein sequence MPADASVTPGGWELTAAALAPTEPPNSGADVLRLVPAFWDSPLSHGINVFVGLVLCFTMLGLGCTVDVGQLGEQVRRPIGVLLAVVCQFVIMPLVAFLLALAFSLDDVAAMAVLLCGCCPGGNLSNIMSLLVHGEMNLSIIMTISSTLLALVLMPLCLWIYSRAWINTPVVSLLPFGAIILTLCSTLIPIGLGVMLRYRYTRVADKVLKASLWSLLITLVLLFILTAAMLGPKLLSAIPASVYIVALLMPMCGYAAGYGLATLFKLPPNSRRAVSLETGCQNVQLCTAILKLAFPPQLMGGMYMFPLLYALFQAAEAGVFILVYRTYRRRVLGKEEPPDRRDGEDTDITYQRFRDDDDDFDGSYGAVTVSDPNSIMLDPCPPDPTPV from the exons ATGCCGGCCGACGCGAGCGTCACGCCGGGAGGCTGGGAGCTGACGGCGGCGGCTTTGGCCCCGACGGAGCCCCCCAACTCTGGCGCCGACGTCCTCCGCTTGGTGCCCGCCTTCTGGGACTCCCCGCTGAGCCACGGCATCAATGTGTTCGTGGGTCTGGTGCTGTGCTTCACCATGTTGGGTCTGGGCTGCACGGTGGACGTCGGCCAGTTGGGCGAGCAGGTCCGGCGACCTatcggggtgctgctggctgtcGTCTGCCAATTCGTCATCATGCCGCTGGTAGCCTTCTTACTGGCCTTGGCTTTTTCGCTGGACGACGTGGCAGCCATGGCCGTGCTCCTCTGTGGATGCTGTCCCGGGGGAAACTTGTCCAACATCATGTCGCTGCTGGTGCACGGCGAGATGAACCTCAG TATTATCATGACCATCTCGTCCACCCTGCTGGCGCTGGTGCTGATGCCGCTGTGCCTGTGGATCTACAGCCGTGCGTGGATAAACACGCCCGTGGTCAGCCTCCTGCCCTTTGGTGCCATCATCCTGACGCTGTGTAGTACGCTCATCCCCATCGGACTAGGCGTCATGCTGCGCTACCGCTACACCCGTGTGGCCGACAAAGTGTTGAAA GCCTCGCTGTGGTCTCTGCTCATCACGCTGGTGTTGCTATTCATCCTGACTGCGGCCATGCTGGGCCCCAAGTTGCTGTCGGCCATACCGGCGTCTGTGTACATCGTGGCCCTCCTGATGCCCATGTGCGGCTACGCGGCGGGCTACGGGCTGGCCACGCTCTTCAAGCTACCGCCCAACAGCCGGCGCGCCGTCTCACTGGAGACAGGCTGCCAGAACGTGCAGCTGTGCACCGCCATCCTCAAGCTGGCATTCCCGCCGCAGCTGATGGGCGGCATGTACATGTTCCCCCTGCTCTACGCCCTCTTCCAGGCGGCTGAGGCCGGAGTCTTCATCCTGGTGTACCGCACTTACCGCCGGCGGGTGCTGGGCAAGGAGGAGCCGCCGGACCGACGGGACGGTGAGGACACGGACATCACTTACCAGCGCTTCCGGGATGACGACGACGACTTTGACGGGTCGTACGGCGCCGTGACCGTCAGTGACCCAAACAGCATTATGTTGGACCCCTGTCCGCCGGACCCTACGCCTGTCTGA